The following DNA comes from Arthrobacter sp. SLBN-83.
TTACCAGAGGCCGCACGAGGGCGTTGACCACGCCGAAAATGAGGCCGATAAAGAGATAAGCCACCACAATCCCGATGGTCCCGGTGTCCTGCGAAATGCCGGTCCTGGCCACAGCATCAGATGCCGCAGTACTGGAGATTTCCATACCGGGCAGGACCCAGCTGGCCACCCAAAGAGCAGCGGCATTAACGACGACCCGTAGGATGAAGGAACCCATGGCACCATGCTTCCATACCGTCCTTCCGGGCGGCTGGGACCACCCTAAATTTCTGCCGTTCGCTCCCCGGAACCCTTGAGGGCCTCGAAGTAGGCTAGAGGCCATGACTTCATCTGAAACCAGGGCGGGCGGAATCGCGCCGCGCCCGGTGCTGGACCGGCTGCCCCGCTATGCCGCAGGAAAGCCGCCGGCCGCGGTCAGCGGACTGGCCAGCTACAAGCTGTCCTCCAATGAAAACCCCCTGCCGCCGATTCCGGCGGTGCTGGACGCCATTGCCAACCAGGGAGACGTCAACCGCTACCCGGATCCCCTGAGCAGCAGGCTCCGTGCCGCGCTCGCAGACTTCCTTGACGTGCCTGCCGAGGACATCGTGACCGGAGCGGGAAGCCTGGGCGCGCTTAACCAGATCCTGGCGGCCTTTGCCGGCCAGAACGACGACGGCAAGGCGGACGAGGTCATTTATGCCTGGCGCTCCTTTGAGGCATACCCCATCAGCGTGGGCCTGGCGGGCGCCGAGAGCGTACGGATCCCCGTAACGGCTGACGGACGGCACGACCTCGCAGCCATGGCGGCCGCCGTGAGTGCCCGCACCAAAGTGATCCTGCTTTGCACGCCCAACAACCCCACCGGCCCGGCCCTCACCGCACCTGAGACTGAGGCCTTCATCCGGTCCGTACCGGCCGACGTCGTGGTGGTCATCGATGAGGCCTACCAGGAGTTCGTCCGGGCGGAGGACGCGGTGGACGGAATCGCGCTGTACCGCAAATACCCGAATGTTGTGGTGCTCCGCACGTTCTCCAAGGCACATGGCCTGGCCGGGCTTCGCGTGGGCTACAGCGTCTCCCATCCCGAACTGACCCAGTACCTTCGGGTCTCCGCAACACCTTTTGCCGTGTCCCAGATTGCCGAAAAAGCCGCAATTGTTTCCCTTGAGAATTACCCCCAGGTTGTGGAAAGGGTACAAAAACTCGTGGATGAGCGGACGCGCGTCATGGCTGGCCTCCGGGAGCTGGGATGGGCGGTCCCCGATGCCCAGGGAAACTTCGTATGGCTCGCCCTTGGTGCCGAAAGCACGGCCTTTGCGGAGTTCGCGGGCACGCGGGCCCTCTCCGTGCGTGCGTTCGCCGGGGAAGGCGTGAGGGTCAGCATCGGGGAACCCGAGGCAAACTCACGGTTCCTCCAGTTGTGTGCCGACTATACAAAGGCGCCAGCAACTTCCTAGTGCTTAACAAGTAGCCCTCCGGCTACTTACCGCAGATAAAGTTAGGATCAGTAAGCCAATGTATATGCCGTAAAGGGAATGTATTCCTTGTAAGGCATATATCCTCACGACATCGCATTGCATCCGGATGCGGCAGGCAAGGAGACGGTATGGGCACTCATCTGCCTTCCACCGAGTTCGACGGAACAGCGGTAGACGACCAGCGGGAGGCCGATGCTGAGGCCGTCATGGGCGAGCCCCCTGCCCAGATGGTGCAGTTGCTGGGCCCTGACGGAAAGCTGGGCGCCGATCCGGTCTTCAGTGATTACGCGGACAAGCTCACCCCGGAGGACCTCCGCGGCCTCTACTCCGACATGGCCGCCATCCGCCGGTTCGACGTCGAGGCCACCGCCCTCCAGCGCCAAGGGCAGCTGGCGCTGTGGGTCCCGCTTACCGGCCAGGAGGCAGCGCAGATTGGCTCGGGCCGGGCCAGCCAGCCGCAGGACTACATCTTTCCCACCTACCGCGAACACGGTGTAGCGCTGACCCGCAACGTGGACCTGGCAGAACTCCTGCGCCAGTTCCGCGGGGTTTCCAACGGTGGCTGGAATCCCAAGGACACCAACTTCCACCTGTACACGCTGGTCCTGGCCGCGCAGACCCTGCATGCCGTCGGCTACGCCATGGGAATCCAGCGGGACCAGAAGCTCGCGGCGTCGGATCCGGCAGGCAAGCAGCCGGATGCAGCCGTCATTGCCTACTTCGGCGACGGAGCCAGTTCTGAGGGCGACGTCCACGAATCGATGGTGTTCGCCTCCTCCTACAAGGCCCCCGTGGTGTTCTTCTGCCAGAACAACCACTGGGCCATCTCCGTGCCCACCAACGTCCAGACCCGCGTGCCCCTCTCCAACCGCGCCAAGGGCTACGGTTTCCCCGGCATCCGGGTGGACGGCAATGACGTGATCGCTGTGCACGCGGTCACCGAGTGGGCGCTCGAGCACGCACGCCAGGGCAAGGGCCCGGTCCTGATTGAGGCCTTTACCTACCGGGTGGGTGCACACACCACCGCGGACGATCCCACCAAGTACCGGCACTCCGACGAAGAGGACGCCTGGCGCGCCAAGGACCCGCTGGCCCGGCTGGAAAAGTACCTGCGCGCGGAAGGCCTGGCCGACGACGCCTACTTCGCAAAGGTGAAGGCCGACGGCGACGAGCTGGCCGCGTATGTCCGCCGCACCGCCCACGATCTCGAAAACCCGGACATCCGGACGGCCTTCGCCAACGTTTACGCTGAAGCGCACCCGCTGGTGGCGGAGGAACTGGCGTGGTTCGAGGAATACAGTGCAGGATTCGCCGGCGAGGAAGAATCCGCCGGGCAGGCAGCAAAGGCAGGCCACTGATGACCACCATGACCATTGCGAAGGCCATCAATGAGGGCCTTCGCGCCACCCTGGCCGCCAACCCCAAATCCCTGTTGATGGGCGAGGACATCGGCCCCCTGGGCGGCGTCTACCGGGTCACCGACGGGCTGATCGGCGAGTTCGGCCCCGACCGCGTGGTGGACACTCCGCTGGCGGAGTCCGGCATCATCGGCACCGCCATCGGGCTGGCCCTGCGCGGCTACAGCCCGGTCTGTGAAATCCAGTTCGACGGCTTCGTCTTCCCCGGCTTCAACCAGATCACCACGCAGCTGGCCAAGATGCATGCCCGCAGCAACGGCAATCTCACCGTTCCGGTGGTCATCCGCATTCCCTACGGCGGCGGCATCGGCTCGGTGGAGCACCACTCGGAGTCCCCCGAGGCACTGTTCGCCCACACGGCGGGCCTGCGCATCATCA
Coding sequences within:
- a CDS encoding histidinol-phosphate transaminase; the encoded protein is MTSSETRAGGIAPRPVLDRLPRYAAGKPPAAVSGLASYKLSSNENPLPPIPAVLDAIANQGDVNRYPDPLSSRLRAALADFLDVPAEDIVTGAGSLGALNQILAAFAGQNDDGKADEVIYAWRSFEAYPISVGLAGAESVRIPVTADGRHDLAAMAAAVSARTKVILLCTPNNPTGPALTAPETEAFIRSVPADVVVVIDEAYQEFVRAEDAVDGIALYRKYPNVVVLRTFSKAHGLAGLRVGYSVSHPELTQYLRVSATPFAVSQIAEKAAIVSLENYPQVVERVQKLVDERTRVMAGLRELGWAVPDAQGNFVWLALGAESTAFAEFAGTRALSVRAFAGEGVRVSIGEPEANSRFLQLCADYTKAPATS
- the pdhA gene encoding pyruvate dehydrogenase (acetyl-transferring) E1 component subunit alpha, which produces MGTHLPSTEFDGTAVDDQREADAEAVMGEPPAQMVQLLGPDGKLGADPVFSDYADKLTPEDLRGLYSDMAAIRRFDVEATALQRQGQLALWVPLTGQEAAQIGSGRASQPQDYIFPTYREHGVALTRNVDLAELLRQFRGVSNGGWNPKDTNFHLYTLVLAAQTLHAVGYAMGIQRDQKLAASDPAGKQPDAAVIAYFGDGASSEGDVHESMVFASSYKAPVVFFCQNNHWAISVPTNVQTRVPLSNRAKGYGFPGIRVDGNDVIAVHAVTEWALEHARQGKGPVLIEAFTYRVGAHTTADDPTKYRHSDEEDAWRAKDPLARLEKYLRAEGLADDAYFAKVKADGDELAAYVRRTAHDLENPDIRTAFANVYAEAHPLVAEELAWFEEYSAGFAGEEESAGQAAKAGH
- a CDS encoding phage holin family protein, which produces MGSFILRVVVNAAALWVASWVLPGMEISSTAASDAVARTGISQDTGTIGIVVAYLFIGLIFGVVNALVRPLVSLLALPITILTLGLFAIVINAAMLYLTSWISSYTPVHLTFDSFFWTAVLAAIIISLVSLVAGLLPGGRR